In a genomic window of Erigeron canadensis isolate Cc75 chromosome 5, C_canadensis_v1, whole genome shotgun sequence:
- the LOC122602277 gene encoding 50S ribosomal protein L18-like: MTVLKRYVLRLFMSLKYVTANVVDRNNGRIVATASTVEHSIKNSLECGRTCNAKAATVVGEVLAMRLKVEGLESGQERGIHVDVNKELEKKDFKNRTKVWAIINSLKSNGVRLILDENNDASRLG, from the coding sequence ATGACGGTGTTGAAGAGGTATGTGCTGAGGTTGTTCATGTCATTAAAATACGTTACTGCTAATGTAGTGGATAGGAACAATGGGCGAATAGTTGCAACAGCATCAACAGTTGAACATTCTATCAAAAACTCACTTGAGTGTGGTAGAACCTGCAATGCAAAAGCTGCAACAGTTGTGGGTGAGGTGTTGGCTATGCGGCTTAAGGTAGAAGGTCTTGAATCTGGCCAAGAAAGAGGCATTCATGTTGACGTGAATAAAGAGCTTGAGaaaaaagatttcaaaaatCGAACCAAGGTTTGGGCTATTATCAATTCTCTTAAAAGCAACGGTGTCAGGCTCATTCTTGACGAGAATAATGATGCTTCTCGGCTAGGTTAA
- the LOC122601013 gene encoding uncharacterized protein LOC122601013 — translation MAALHGGDGGNDPPNWGWNPEWGCRRTGGISTGRAAAANNDLEREFQNSGRRISLMLNNDLSAQPIKDGLTDWLMRRFYLEPYLGHPENHPLRETVSRMIRQDALKIYRDKKAKFKKTWFTDRGGSQRLAELEGQPPYGLPPQVWSYLLGYWTSEPRMIAAQRNTTNRQQQNNFVSTHGRQSYAQREWRYAEDNDGRREEPPEFYLRAHTRRDGMVQDAVRPIYERLLDTHQRLSQVPNTPPTQTYVDALGTRSGHTRVVGRVVRGTRGLNVPLPDDIEQPFPAQQSPSFNVNDMFAQGSPWTQSSFEAGPSTSPSHAGPSTSRAPTQRLGSDSDSDSDDESD, via the exons ATGGCTGCACTTCACGGCGGAGATGGTGGTAACGACCCTCCAAACTGGGGGTGGAATCCCGAATGGGGTTGTAGGCGTACGGgtg gtattagCACAGGGAGAGCTGCTGCTGCTAACAACGATCTGGAGCGCGAGTTTCAGAATTCGGGACGCCGAATCTCGCTTATGTTGAATAACGATCTAA GTGCCCAACCCATCAAGGATGGACTTACTGACTGGCTTATg AGACGGTTCTACTTAGAACCATATTTAGGTCACCCAGAAAATCACCCGTTACGAGAGACCGTGTCCAGGATGATACGTCAGGATGCCCTGAAGATCTACAGGGATAAAAAagcaaaattcaagaagacttgGTTCACTGACAGGGGTGGGTCCCAGAGGCTGGCAGAACTGGAGGGTCAACCTCCGTATGGGTTGCCTCCACAGGTGTGGAGTTATCTACTGGGTTACTGGACCAGCGAGCCCCGGATGATTGCTGCCCAAAGAAACACGACAAACAGGCagcaacaaaataattttgtcagtactcacggtcggcagtcatacgctcagcgtgaatggcgttacgct GAAGATAATGACGGGCGACGTGAGGAGCCGCCCGAGTTTTATTTGCGGGCCCACACGAGACGAGATGGGATGGTGCAGGACGCAGTTAGGCCCATTTAT GAGCGGCTTCTTGATACCCACCAAAGACTTTCCCAAGTGCCCAATACCCCGCCTACGCAGACATATGTAGACGCTTTAGGGACACGATCGGGACATACTCGTGTGGTTGGGCGTGTGGTTAGGGGAACACGTGGACTGAATGTCCCCCTCCCAGATGATATAGAGCAACCCTTCCCAGCCCAGCAGTCACCGTCCTTTAACGTCAATGATATGTTCGCCCAGGGTAGCCCTTGGACCCAGTCATCATTCGAAGCCGGACCTAGCACGTCACCATCCCATGCTGGGCCTAGCACGTCACGGGCCCCCACACAGCGGTTGggtagtgatagtgatagtgatagtgatgatgaaagtgattag
- the LOC122599355 gene encoding disease resistance protein RPV1-like isoform X1 has protein sequence MAASSSSSSLHTIRHHNTKYDVFISFRGSDTRYSFTDHLFEALVTAGIKTFRNTKNPQDPKPETVIAESRASIVVLSKNYANSVSCLDELVLIMERRKRFYHIVVPIFYYDVDPLDVKMQKNSFELRLDRLGFENDIKLGEAKIERWKEALSDVANLSGKVLSGPETKFIADIVNTITNKLRLKLVSIPPHLTGMDTRAEDINFWLKDKEDAEVLAICGVAGSGKTTLAKYIYESNLPKFESSSFLEDIGKICEQPYGLCTLQVQLLAEILGDKKKELDVTSYKSQIEKALEKKKVLIVLDDIDKKEQLEALIGMEQINTKSKIIITSRLSSVQSLFGSTHHRCKEHTLKLLNEHESLELLCWHAFGSKLPMEGFKELALKAAQYCLGNPLALKMLGSLFVSAKDSRKRNNIEYWTNTLNLLEREPNYRIQGILRMSFEYLPFITYRELFLHIACFFVGEDEDYVVKILEPDYCATAGIVTLIDRCLLTVSPSKKLMMHGLFIEMARRMVVEESPTNPAKRSRIWSNDDSYTLLRQGVGSETIEGLALDMRMVREENHKMPSAFNADSLAKMDNLKLLQLNYVKLSGSYDDFPEDLRWLCWHGFHLGAVPSELFMGNLVAIDMSYSKLELFEPPMVIRPLKILNFKDSHSLVEIHNISRLPNLETLILWNCYSLVHVSEPIGELMSLAQLNMTGCEHLLKALVLGGQSPQLAFSFPHLLERLLLKSCNLDCNNNFLSFQEQSLLQHLHLGNNIFESLPDFNHLKSLRVLDLSFCTNLKCIHCLPSTLEELYITCCKSLEKVTFQSRRFRLQKIDYEGCTSLLEIEGLLMLVPISKIKETNLKHMKWLKLYQNHELCLIGDLQLTVGRSWYIQMLSEFGIMSTFLPVIKDHNITCEYMAPSSCLSFDVPPRSDTHMLIGLNVAFKYTLSGDEQHIWPIFAKVSNRTKGRDWIYNPMVFGRPVDGKLAIWFSYWAMDNLLEVGDKVNISIIVESGLEVHGCGANLVYDEDSLEKGTWQNNTEWDETINGDLSAFQLSMETYYLCRRDFFKSMEVDGPTPSWFRDSVGYKFDYTEIQGWRKTGRPQKLQP, from the exons aTGGcagcttcttcttcatcatcatctttacaTACAATCAGACATCACAACACCAAATACGATGTTTTCATAAGCTTCAGAGGTTCAGACACTCGTTATTCCTTCACCGACCATCTCTTTGAAGCCTTAGTAACCGCAGGTATCAAAACATTCAGAAACACCAAAAACCCACAAGACCCGAAACCCGAAACGGTAATCGCAGAATCCCGGGCTTCGATTGTCGTTTTGTCGAAAAACTATGCGAATTCGGTGTCGTGTCTTGATGAACTAGTGTTGATTATGGAAAGGAGGAAAAGGTTTTATCATATTGTTGTGcctatattttattatgatgtTGATCCTTTAGATGTTAAGATGCAAAAGAATAGTTTTGAGTTGAGACTTGATAGGTTAGGGtttgaaaatgatataaaattggGGGAGGCGAAAATCGAAAGATGGAAGGAAGCGCTTTCGGATGTTGCGAATTTGAGTGGCAAGGTTCTTTCTGG GCCCGAAACAAAGTTTATTGCGGATATAGTTAATACCATTACCAATAAGCTACGTCTTAAGTTAGTTTCTATTCCCCCTCATTTAACTGGAATGGACACTCGAGCTGAAGATATCAATTTCTGGCTGAAAGATAAGGAAGATGCTGAAGTTCTCGCAATTTGTGGTGTGGCAGGAAGTGGAAAGACAACACTGGCCAAATATATTTATGAATCCAACTTGCCTAAATTTGAAAGCAGCAGTTTTCTTGAAGACATTGGAAAGATCTGTGAACAACCTTATGGTTTGTGTACCTTACAGGTACAACTTCTTGCAGAAATTTTGGGGGACAAGAAAAAAGAACTCGATGTTACTTCGTATAAAAGTCAGATTGAGAAGgcattagaaaagaaaaaggtgcTCATTGTTCTCGATGATATTGATAAAAAAGAGCAGCTAGAAGCTTTAATTGGCATGGAACAGATTAATACAAAAAGCAAGATTATTATAACAAGCAGGCTTTCATCTGTACAATCATTGTTTGGTTCTACACACCATAGGTGTAAAGAGCACACACTTAAGTTATTGAATGAACATGAATCGTTAGAGCTTTTATGTTGGCATGCCTTTGGATCCAAACTTCCTATGGAAGGTTTCAAGGAGCTTGCATTAAAAGCAGCACAATATTGTTTAGGAAACCCTCTGGCTCTTAAAATGTTGGGTTCTTTATTTGTTAGTGCCAAAGACTCGAGGAAAAGAAATAACATAGAATACTGGACGAATACATTGAATTTGTTAGAAAGAGAACCTAATTACAGAATACAAGGAATCCTTAGAATGAGCTTCGAGTATTTGCCATTCATCACTTACCGAGAGTTATTTTTGCATATTGCTTGTTTCTTtgttggagaagatgaagattatGTGGTGAAGATATTGGAGCCTGATTATTGTGCAACAGCTGGGATCGTAACCCTAATTGACAGATGCCTTCTTACTGTTTCACCAAGCAAAAAACTGATGATGCATGGGCTGTTTATAGAGATGGCGAGAAGGATGGTGGTTGAAGAATCACCCACAAACCCTGCAAAACGTAGTAGAATCTGGTCTAATGATGACTCATACACTTTGTTGAGACAAGGAGTG GGTTCAGAAACTATAGAAGGTCTAGCACTTGACATGCGAATGGTGAGGGAAGAAAATCATAAGATG CCATCAGCCTTCAATGCAGATTCACTTGCAAAGATGGATAATCTAAAGCTGCTACAGCTAAACTATGTGAAATTATCTGGATCCTATGATGATTTTCCAGAAGATCTGAGATGGCTTTGCTGGCATGGTTTTCACTTAGGAGCTGTACCATCTGAGTTATTCATGGGGAACTTGGTAGCTATCGACATGAGTTACAGCAAATTGGAGCTATTTGAACCGCCCATG GTAATTAGACCGCTGAAGATTCTAAACTTTAAAGACTCGCATAGTCTAGTTGAAATTCACAATATTTCCCGACTTCCTAATCTCGAGACATTGATTCTTTGGAACTGTTACAGTTTGGTTCATGTTTCTGAACCCATTGGAGAGCTTATGAGTCTTGCTCAATTGAACATGACAGGATGTGAACACCTATTAAAAGCCTTAGTGTTAGGGGGTCAGAGTCCTCAACTGGCGTTTTCTTTTCCGCACCTATTAGAGCGGCTATTGCTGAAAAGTTGCAATCTTGATTGTAACAATAATTTTTTGAGCTTCCAAGAACAATCGCTTTTGCAACATTTGCACTTAGGGAATAATATATTTGAGTCCTTACCTGATTTTAATCATCTTAAAAGTCTCCGGGTCCTTGACTTAAGTTTTTGCACAAATCTTAAGTGTATCCATTGCCTCCCGAGTACACTAGAAGAGTTGTATATTACCTGTTGTAAGTCATTGGAGAAAGTAACCTTTCAGTCACGGCGGTTCAGATTGCAAAAGATTGATTATGAAGGTTGTACTAGTCTCTTGGAAATTGAAGGCCTTCTAATGTTGGTGCCAATATCCAAGATTAAAGAAACAAATCTGAAACATATGAAGTGGCTCAAACTGTATCAGAATCATGAGCTGTGCTTGATTGGTGATTTACAGCTTACAGTAGGCAGAAGTTGGTATATTCAG ATGCTGTCTGAATTCGGTATAATGAGCACATTTCTGCCAGTTATCAAGGATCACAACATAACATGTGAATACATGGCACCATCCTCATGCTTATCCTTTGATGTGCCTCCACGTTCTGATACTCACATGCTCATAGGATTAAATGTGGCATTCAAGTATACATTATCTGGTGATGAGCAACATATCTGGCCGATATTTGCTAAAGTAAGTAACAGAACCAAGGGCCGGGATTGGATTTACAACCCCATGGTCTTTGGCAGGCCTGTAGATGGTAAACTTGCTATATGGTTTAGTTATTGGGCAATGGATAACTTATTAGAAGTAGGTGATAAAGTCAATATCTCGATTATTGTGGAGAGTGGGTTAGAGGTACATGGGTGTGGTGCAAACCTTGTGTATGATGAAGATAGTTTAGAAAAGGGCACCTGGCAAAATAATACAGAATGGGATGAGACTATTAATGGAGACCTGTCTGCATTTCAGCTAAGCATGGAAACATACTATCTATGTCGTCGTGATTTCTTCAAGTCAATGGAGGTTGATGGACCCACCCCTAGTTGGTTTCGGGATTCGGTTGGTTATAAATTTGACTATACAG AGATACAAGGTTGGAGAAAAACAGGCCGGCCTCAGAAATTGCAACCATAG
- the LOC122599355 gene encoding disease resistance protein RPV1-like isoform X2 — MAASSSSSSLHTIRHHNTKYDVFISFRGSDTRYSFTDHLFEALVTAGIKTFRNTKNPQDPKPETVIAESRASIVVLSKNYANSVSCLDELVLIMERRKRFYHIVVPIFYYDVDPLDVKMQKNSFELRLDRLGFENDIKLGEAKIERWKEALSDVANLSGKVLSGPETKFIADIVNTITNKLRLKLVSIPPHLTGMDTRAEDINFWLKDKEDAEVLAICGVAGSGKTTLAKYIYESNLPKFESSSFLEDIGKICEQPYGLCTLQVQLLAEILGDKKKELDVTSYKSQIEKALEKKKVLIVLDDIDKKEQLEALIGMEQINTKSKIIITSRLSSVQSLFGSTHHRCKEHTLKLLNEHESLELLCWHAFGSKLPMEGFKELALKAAQYCLGNPLALKMLGSLFVSAKDSRKRNNIEYWTNTLNLLEREPNYRIQGILRMSFEYLPFITYRELFLHIACFFVGEDEDYVVKILEPDYCATAGIVTLIDRCLLTVSPSKKLMMHGLFIEMARRMVVEESPTNPAKRSRIWSNDDSYTLLRQGVGSETIEGLALDMRMVREENHKMPSAFNADSLAKMDNLKLLQLNYVKLSGSYDDFPEDLRWLCWHGFHLGAVPSELFMGNLVAIDMSYSKLELFEPPMVIRPLKILNFKDSHSLVEIHNISRLPNLETLILWNCYSLVHVSEPIGELMSLAQLNMTGCEHLLKALVLGGQSPQLAFSFPHLLERLLLKSCNLDCNNNFLSFQEQSLLQHLHLGNNIFESLPDFNHLKSLRVLDLSFCTNLKCIHCLPSTLEELYITCCKSLEKVTFQSRRFRLQKIDYEGCTSLLEIEGLLMLVPISKIKETNLKHMKWLKLYQNHELCLIGDLQLTVGRSWYIQMLSEFGIMSTFLPVIKDHNITCEYMAPSSCLSFDVPPRSDTHMLIGLNVAFKYTLSGDEQHIWPIFAKLSMETYYLCRRDFFKSMEVDGPTPSWFRDSVGYKFDYTEIQGWRKTGRPQKLQP; from the exons aTGGcagcttcttcttcatcatcatctttacaTACAATCAGACATCACAACACCAAATACGATGTTTTCATAAGCTTCAGAGGTTCAGACACTCGTTATTCCTTCACCGACCATCTCTTTGAAGCCTTAGTAACCGCAGGTATCAAAACATTCAGAAACACCAAAAACCCACAAGACCCGAAACCCGAAACGGTAATCGCAGAATCCCGGGCTTCGATTGTCGTTTTGTCGAAAAACTATGCGAATTCGGTGTCGTGTCTTGATGAACTAGTGTTGATTATGGAAAGGAGGAAAAGGTTTTATCATATTGTTGTGcctatattttattatgatgtTGATCCTTTAGATGTTAAGATGCAAAAGAATAGTTTTGAGTTGAGACTTGATAGGTTAGGGtttgaaaatgatataaaattggGGGAGGCGAAAATCGAAAGATGGAAGGAAGCGCTTTCGGATGTTGCGAATTTGAGTGGCAAGGTTCTTTCTGG GCCCGAAACAAAGTTTATTGCGGATATAGTTAATACCATTACCAATAAGCTACGTCTTAAGTTAGTTTCTATTCCCCCTCATTTAACTGGAATGGACACTCGAGCTGAAGATATCAATTTCTGGCTGAAAGATAAGGAAGATGCTGAAGTTCTCGCAATTTGTGGTGTGGCAGGAAGTGGAAAGACAACACTGGCCAAATATATTTATGAATCCAACTTGCCTAAATTTGAAAGCAGCAGTTTTCTTGAAGACATTGGAAAGATCTGTGAACAACCTTATGGTTTGTGTACCTTACAGGTACAACTTCTTGCAGAAATTTTGGGGGACAAGAAAAAAGAACTCGATGTTACTTCGTATAAAAGTCAGATTGAGAAGgcattagaaaagaaaaaggtgcTCATTGTTCTCGATGATATTGATAAAAAAGAGCAGCTAGAAGCTTTAATTGGCATGGAACAGATTAATACAAAAAGCAAGATTATTATAACAAGCAGGCTTTCATCTGTACAATCATTGTTTGGTTCTACACACCATAGGTGTAAAGAGCACACACTTAAGTTATTGAATGAACATGAATCGTTAGAGCTTTTATGTTGGCATGCCTTTGGATCCAAACTTCCTATGGAAGGTTTCAAGGAGCTTGCATTAAAAGCAGCACAATATTGTTTAGGAAACCCTCTGGCTCTTAAAATGTTGGGTTCTTTATTTGTTAGTGCCAAAGACTCGAGGAAAAGAAATAACATAGAATACTGGACGAATACATTGAATTTGTTAGAAAGAGAACCTAATTACAGAATACAAGGAATCCTTAGAATGAGCTTCGAGTATTTGCCATTCATCACTTACCGAGAGTTATTTTTGCATATTGCTTGTTTCTTtgttggagaagatgaagattatGTGGTGAAGATATTGGAGCCTGATTATTGTGCAACAGCTGGGATCGTAACCCTAATTGACAGATGCCTTCTTACTGTTTCACCAAGCAAAAAACTGATGATGCATGGGCTGTTTATAGAGATGGCGAGAAGGATGGTGGTTGAAGAATCACCCACAAACCCTGCAAAACGTAGTAGAATCTGGTCTAATGATGACTCATACACTTTGTTGAGACAAGGAGTG GGTTCAGAAACTATAGAAGGTCTAGCACTTGACATGCGAATGGTGAGGGAAGAAAATCATAAGATG CCATCAGCCTTCAATGCAGATTCACTTGCAAAGATGGATAATCTAAAGCTGCTACAGCTAAACTATGTGAAATTATCTGGATCCTATGATGATTTTCCAGAAGATCTGAGATGGCTTTGCTGGCATGGTTTTCACTTAGGAGCTGTACCATCTGAGTTATTCATGGGGAACTTGGTAGCTATCGACATGAGTTACAGCAAATTGGAGCTATTTGAACCGCCCATG GTAATTAGACCGCTGAAGATTCTAAACTTTAAAGACTCGCATAGTCTAGTTGAAATTCACAATATTTCCCGACTTCCTAATCTCGAGACATTGATTCTTTGGAACTGTTACAGTTTGGTTCATGTTTCTGAACCCATTGGAGAGCTTATGAGTCTTGCTCAATTGAACATGACAGGATGTGAACACCTATTAAAAGCCTTAGTGTTAGGGGGTCAGAGTCCTCAACTGGCGTTTTCTTTTCCGCACCTATTAGAGCGGCTATTGCTGAAAAGTTGCAATCTTGATTGTAACAATAATTTTTTGAGCTTCCAAGAACAATCGCTTTTGCAACATTTGCACTTAGGGAATAATATATTTGAGTCCTTACCTGATTTTAATCATCTTAAAAGTCTCCGGGTCCTTGACTTAAGTTTTTGCACAAATCTTAAGTGTATCCATTGCCTCCCGAGTACACTAGAAGAGTTGTATATTACCTGTTGTAAGTCATTGGAGAAAGTAACCTTTCAGTCACGGCGGTTCAGATTGCAAAAGATTGATTATGAAGGTTGTACTAGTCTCTTGGAAATTGAAGGCCTTCTAATGTTGGTGCCAATATCCAAGATTAAAGAAACAAATCTGAAACATATGAAGTGGCTCAAACTGTATCAGAATCATGAGCTGTGCTTGATTGGTGATTTACAGCTTACAGTAGGCAGAAGTTGGTATATTCAG ATGCTGTCTGAATTCGGTATAATGAGCACATTTCTGCCAGTTATCAAGGATCACAACATAACATGTGAATACATGGCACCATCCTCATGCTTATCCTTTGATGTGCCTCCACGTTCTGATACTCACATGCTCATAGGATTAAATGTGGCATTCAAGTATACATTATCTGGTGATGAGCAACATATCTGGCCGATATTTGCTAAA CTAAGCATGGAAACATACTATCTATGTCGTCGTGATTTCTTCAAGTCAATGGAGGTTGATGGACCCACCCCTAGTTGGTTTCGGGATTCGGTTGGTTATAAATTTGACTATACAG AGATACAAGGTTGGAGAAAAACAGGCCGGCCTCAGAAATTGCAACCATAG